A DNA window from Luteolibacter luteus contains the following coding sequences:
- a CDS encoding sterol desaturase family protein has translation MLEALRTATALQTAGFFLVANLAIFGGSIVLCWALGVMFKGKRIFDRWEPVRSVELAAAFSAVILNAAVSVGGWCLWTRGWIELRDGGILRSVIDCLLMVFAMDLGMYVFHRAAHHPVMFRVIHRFHHRHEATNPISLFVLHPLEVIGFGGLMILFLTLYPMSLAGLIGYLTLNVLFGTLGHAGVEPFPAFLSRLPVLRLIGSSTFHAEHHEHPRYNFGFYTLFWDKLFGTLDPDYERRFRQGS, from the coding sequence ATGCTCGAAGCACTGCGCACGGCCACGGCACTCCAAACCGCGGGTTTCTTCCTCGTCGCGAATCTGGCGATCTTTGGAGGTTCCATCGTGCTCTGCTGGGCCTTGGGCGTGATGTTCAAGGGCAAGCGAATCTTCGATCGGTGGGAACCCGTTCGTTCGGTCGAATTGGCCGCAGCCTTCTCTGCGGTGATTCTGAACGCCGCGGTCTCGGTCGGCGGCTGGTGTTTATGGACGCGCGGCTGGATCGAGCTCCGCGACGGAGGCATTCTCCGCTCTGTCATCGACTGCCTGCTCATGGTGTTCGCCATGGATCTCGGCATGTACGTATTCCATCGGGCCGCACATCACCCGGTGATGTTCCGCGTGATTCACCGCTTCCACCACCGCCATGAAGCGACGAATCCCATCAGTCTCTTCGTCTTGCATCCTCTCGAAGTGATCGGCTTCGGCGGCCTGATGATTCTTTTCCTCACCCTCTATCCCATGAGCCTTGCAGGACTCATCGGTTACCTCACGCTCAATGTCCTCTTCGGCACCTTGGGACACGCCGGAGTCGAACCCTTCCCCGCCTTCCTCAGCCGCTTGCCGGTGCTCAGACTCATTGGCAGCTCGACCTTCCACGCCGAACACCACGAGCATCCGCGCTACAACTTCGGCTTCTACACCCTCTTCTGG